A genome region from Aliivibrio salmonicida LFI1238 includes the following:
- the rbsB gene encoding ribose ABC transporter substrate-binding protein RbsB — MKKLATLISAALLSASFSSTASAQDTMAMVVSTLNNPFFVTMKEGAEAKAKELGYKLIVLDSQNDPSKELSNVEDLTVRGVKAILINPTDSDAVSNAIRMANRSGIPVLTLDRGASRGDVVSHIASDNVAGGEMAGKYIMEKVGQKARVIQLEGIAGTSAARERGEGFMKTVNSGDLVLLGSQPADFDRTKGLNVMENMLAANPDVQAVFAQNDEMALGALRAVQASGKDVLIVGFDGTEDGIAAVNRGILGATIAQQPDLIGALGVETADKVLKGETVAKYIPVELKVITK; from the coding sequence ATGAAAAAGTTAGCAACCTTAATCTCTGCGGCACTACTTTCTGCCTCTTTCTCATCGACGGCTTCGGCTCAAGATACAATGGCAATGGTCGTCTCTACCTTGAACAACCCATTCTTTGTAACAATGAAAGAAGGCGCTGAAGCAAAAGCAAAAGAACTAGGCTACAAACTGATTGTTCTGGATTCTCAAAATGATCCAAGTAAAGAGCTTTCAAACGTTGAAGATCTAACGGTTCGTGGTGTTAAAGCCATTTTGATTAACCCAACCGATTCAGATGCGGTATCAAATGCAATTCGCATGGCTAACCGTTCTGGAATTCCTGTCCTAACGCTTGATCGTGGTGCAAGCCGTGGTGATGTAGTGAGCCATATTGCGTCTGATAACGTGGCTGGTGGTGAAATGGCGGGTAAATACATCATGGAAAAAGTGGGCCAAAAAGCGCGCGTTATCCAACTGGAAGGTATTGCAGGTACGTCTGCTGCGCGTGAACGTGGCGAAGGTTTCATGAAAACAGTAAACAGCGGTGATTTAGTGCTACTTGGTAGCCAACCGGCTGATTTCGACCGCACTAAAGGTCTAAACGTAATGGAAAACATGCTTGCTGCAAACCCTGATGTGCAAGCGGTATTTGCTCAAAATGATGAAATGGCATTGGGTGCACTTCGCGCTGTGCAAGCGTCAGGTAAAGACGTATTAATCGTCGGCTTTGATGGCACTGAAGATGGTATTGCAGCCGTTAACCGTGGCATCTTGGGCGCAACTATCGCTCAACAACCCGATTTAATCGGTGCACTGGGTGTTGAAACGGCGGATAAAGTACTTAAAGGCGAAACGGTTGCTAAATATATCCCTGTTGAACTAAAAGTTATCACTAAATAA
- a CDS encoding DNA ligase codes for MKVSTLSTLIGIGLFSAPMLAFDKSNTVPVSVLLATSYEEGIEVDKYWVSEKLDGIRAYWTGSELLTRKGHKIMAPDWFIAPLPKHAIDGELWAGRGGFQQVASTVLDSQPDDELWAEITFMMFDIPHSIGMFPQRYSDLSLLVQGLATPHLKLVEHHPISSEDDLLKSLEEMAVNKGEGLMLRKLDSIYRAGRSDDLIKLKKHYDDEAIIVGYTDGKGKFEGMVGALILQMPNGQEFKIGSGLSNEVRENPPILGQQVTYRYNGFTDSGIPKFARYIAVREKY; via the coding sequence ATGAAAGTATCAACATTATCGACACTCATTGGCATCGGATTGTTCTCTGCTCCCATGCTTGCTTTTGATAAATCTAATACAGTCCCTGTTTCTGTATTGTTGGCAACAAGCTATGAAGAAGGGATAGAGGTTGATAAATATTGGGTCAGTGAAAAGCTCGATGGAATAAGAGCGTATTGGACGGGGTCAGAGTTACTTACTCGTAAAGGTCATAAAATCATGGCACCCGATTGGTTTATTGCGCCGCTTCCTAAGCACGCGATTGATGGTGAATTATGGGCCGGACGTGGTGGTTTTCAGCAAGTAGCGAGTACCGTATTAGATAGCCAACCTGATGATGAGTTATGGGCCGAAATTACGTTCATGATGTTTGATATTCCTCATTCTATTGGTATGTTTCCTCAGCGTTATTCTGACTTATCATTATTGGTGCAAGGCCTAGCAACTCCCCACCTTAAATTAGTAGAACACCACCCAATTAGCAGTGAAGATGATTTACTCAAATCCCTTGAAGAGATGGCAGTGAATAAAGGCGAAGGCTTAATGCTAAGAAAACTCGATTCTATTTATCGAGCGGGCAGAAGTGATGATCTGATCAAGTTAAAAAAACACTATGATGATGAAGCGATTATTGTGGGTTATACCGATGGAAAAGGTAAATTTGAAGGGATGGTCGGGGCGTTAATATTGCAAATGCCAAATGGACAAGAGTTTAAGATTGGCAGTGGATTAAGCAATGAAGTGCGAGAAAACCCACCAATATTAGGGCAGCAAGTGACTTATCGTTATAATGGCTTTACGGACAGTGGTATTCCTAAGTTTGCGCGATATATTGCGGTTCGTGAAAAATATTAA
- a CDS encoding substrate-binding domain-containing protein, with product MATIKDVAKHAGVSTSTVSHVLNKTRFVSEDISDRVAFAVKELNYAPSALARSLKVNHTKTFGMLVTTSTNPFFGEVVKGVERRCYEKGYNLILCNTEGDAERVHSSLDTLLQKRVDGLLLMCTEIEHQVLELFSRYQAVPTVVMDWGLIDFPSDKIQDNSHHGGYLATKHLIEQGHTDIGCLTGPLNKLQAQQRLSGFVQAMEESGLTINKNWIASGNFECEGGESAFNALHARGALPTALFVCNDMMAMGMINCASKKGISVPNDISVVGYDDINMAKYITPSLTTIHQPKHRLGQQAVDSLLEKIATKSDTNRVIQLEPTLMIRDSVKTI from the coding sequence ATGGCAACGATCAAAGATGTAGCCAAACATGCCGGCGTTTCAACCTCTACTGTCAGCCATGTATTGAATAAAACGCGTTTTGTGAGTGAAGACATTTCAGATCGCGTCGCATTTGCGGTTAAAGAACTCAACTATGCCCCATCCGCATTAGCTCGCAGCTTAAAAGTAAATCACACGAAAACCTTTGGTATGCTCGTGACGACATCAACCAATCCTTTTTTTGGGGAGGTGGTAAAAGGCGTAGAACGTCGTTGTTATGAGAAAGGTTATAACCTTATTTTATGTAATACCGAAGGCGATGCCGAACGTGTTCATTCAAGCTTAGATACCCTACTTCAAAAGCGCGTTGATGGTTTGCTTCTAATGTGTACCGAAATAGAGCATCAAGTACTTGAGTTGTTTTCTCGTTATCAAGCCGTTCCTACGGTGGTGATGGATTGGGGCTTGATTGATTTTCCAAGCGATAAAATTCAAGACAATTCTCATCACGGCGGTTATTTAGCGACAAAACACTTAATAGAACAAGGACACACAGACATTGGCTGTTTAACGGGTCCATTGAATAAACTGCAAGCGCAACAGCGTTTAAGTGGCTTTGTACAAGCAATGGAAGAATCAGGATTAACCATCAATAAAAACTGGATCGCCTCAGGAAATTTTGAATGTGAAGGCGGTGAAAGTGCATTTAACGCTCTTCATGCAAGAGGGGCATTACCAACCGCACTCTTTGTGTGTAATGACATGATGGCAATGGGCATGATTAATTGCGCGAGTAAAAAAGGGATTTCGGTGCCTAATGATATTTCAGTGGTTGGTTACGATGATATTAATATGGCGAAATACATCACACCATCGTTAACCACAATTCATCAGCCAAAGCATCGTTTAGGCCAACAAGCCGTTGATTCATTGTTAGAAAAGATTGCCACTAAGTCTGATACTAATCGTGTCATTCAACTGGAACCGACATTAATGATTCGTGACAGTGTTAAAACGATTTAA
- the rbsK gene encoding ribokinase, translated as MNKLVVLGSVNADHVLQVASFPRPGETLHGHSYSVIPGGKGANQAVAAARLGADVAFIASVGDDNFGQQMIEAFKFDGINTEAVMIEENTPTGIAMIQVAATGENSICISAEANARLTAERIAPHHGLIEAADTLLMQLETPIETIEKAAQIAKAAGTKVVLNPAPAQQLSDDLLQLVDMITPNETEAELLTGIEVTDMASAQRAADALHAKGIETVMITLGSKGVWISKNGKGRQVEGFRVQATDTTGAGDTFNGAFLTGLQSGRKLDDAIKFAHAAAAISVTRMGAQTSIPSITEVERFLLEH; from the coding sequence ATGAATAAATTAGTTGTTTTAGGTAGCGTAAATGCAGATCACGTTCTACAAGTGGCTTCTTTCCCTCGTCCGGGCGAGACGTTACACGGTCACAGCTATTCCGTTATTCCTGGTGGTAAAGGCGCAAACCAAGCGGTTGCTGCCGCGCGATTAGGCGCAGATGTTGCTTTTATTGCCAGTGTTGGTGATGACAATTTTGGTCAACAAATGATTGAAGCATTCAAGTTTGATGGCATTAATACCGAAGCGGTAATGATCGAAGAGAACACCCCAACAGGTATCGCGATGATCCAAGTCGCAGCAACGGGCGAAAACAGCATTTGTATTTCAGCAGAAGCAAACGCACGTTTAACCGCAGAACGCATTGCACCTCATCATGGTTTAATTGAAGCGGCTGATACCTTATTAATGCAACTTGAAACCCCTATTGAAACCATCGAAAAAGCAGCACAAATTGCAAAAGCGGCCGGAACGAAAGTCGTATTAAACCCAGCCCCTGCTCAGCAATTAAGTGATGACTTATTACAACTTGTTGATATGATTACGCCAAATGAAACTGAAGCCGAATTATTAACAGGCATTGAAGTAACGGATATGGCAAGCGCACAACGCGCAGCAGATGCGCTTCATGCAAAAGGCATTGAAACCGTGATGATCACCCTAGGTAGCAAAGGTGTGTGGATCAGTAAAAATGGCAAAGGCCGTCAAGTGGAAGGCTTTAGAGTACAAGCTACCGACACCACAGGCGCAGGCGATACCTTCAATGGTGCATTTTTAACTGGCCTACAGTCTGGTCGTAAATTGGATGATGCGATTAAATTCGCTCACGCGGCAGCGGCAATTTCAGTAACACGAATGGGTGCTCAAACCTCTATTCCTTCTATCACCGAAGTAGAGCGTTTTCTATTAGAGCATTGA